From one Pieris brassicae chromosome 5, ilPieBrab1.1, whole genome shotgun sequence genomic stretch:
- the LOC123710217 gene encoding microcephalin-like translates to MNKENNRGAAGLRHSAIAERKRLKEEWSVLKGMVTDKQENRNVLKKKQYNSKPYKPHSKEIKQAGQVVACEVLRGVVALVDVGAESRALGLRAALMALGASVVPAWSPLVTHLIWTHGGCRKIRSKARALACHLVSPLWVEACASAAKRQPERIFPAPSRPSDLPSPATLRILLKKAEHENIPLIDFLSDSRESDGENAPRLRVSSETASTDKNSHNKSTDESHDQVKDKTLNQSTNANDSPNKNSPNRVNTRPRGPPRTPIRPTKTRRKLFTYKEDVIADLNDERETPTPVRPKKHLTQQQRQEFIQAERIARKLIKTPIRKTHGNGKPIVGTQRKKIVPRIVLTGMSKSERSEVYKALNSLDCKIKSKVTYKTTHIIFGSCQEQNRSHINPECSKPRTVNALLGAVRGCRILGTQWAIDSAKEGQWLPHYGYEVSHLLKISMKARLERAALGRMRSEYAFDIFNGFKVKIQSNAPQKPAITELLILCGAIIQDGDCDVTVGQEEGEINSKWVFDSVASGRMRTTRRYINNNIPDIVSLTQSCSISHR, encoded by the exons atgaataaagaaaataacagGGGTGCCGCTGGTCTG AGACACTCAGCAATTGCTGAAAGAAAAAGGCTCAAAGAAGAATGGTCTGTGCTTAAAGGTATGGTTACCGATAAGCAAGAAAATAGAAATGTGTTGAAAAAGAAACAATACAATTCTAAACCATATAAACCACATTCCAAAGAAATCAAACAA GCTGGACAAGTGGTTGCATGTGAAGTTCTCAGAGGAGTGGTAGCACTTGTTGATGTTGGGGCGGAGTCTCGTGCCTTGGGACTTCGGGCAGCACTGATGGCACTTGGAGCAAGTGTTGTCCCTGCATGGAGTCCCCTAGTTACACATTTAATATGGACACATG GTGGCTGTCGTAAAATACGTTCTAAAGCACGGGCTCTCGCCTGTCACCTAGTTTCACCTCTATGGGTAGAAGCATGTGCGTCAGCAGCAAAAAGGCAGCCCGAGAGGATATTCCCTGCACCAAGCAGACCCTCCGATTTACCTTCACCAGCGACATTACGCATTTTActg AAAAAAGCTGAACACGAAAACATTCCACTTATCGATTTCCTCTCTGACAGCCGAGAAAGTGATGGAGAAAATGCTCCTCGACTTCGCGTCTCCAGTGAAACAGCCAGCACCGACAAAAATTCACACAACAAGTCTACTGATGAATCGCACGACCAGGTTAAGGATAAAACATTGAACCAGTCTACCAATGCAAATGATTCGCCTAATAAAAATTCCCCAA ATCGGGTAAACACGAGGCCTCGCGGTCCACCTCGGACCCCAATACGCCCGACTAAGACTAGACGAAAGCTGTTCACGTATAAAGAAGATGTTATAGCGGATTTAAATg ATGAAAGGGAAACACCGACTCCGGTTCGAccaaaaaaacatttgacaCAGCAGCAGAGACAGGAGTTTATACAAGCCGAAAGAATTGccagaaaattaataaaaactccGATAAGAAAGACCCATGGAAACGGAAAACCAATTGTAGGAACACAGCGGAAGAAAATTGTACCAAGAATT gTATTAACAGGAATGTCAAAATCTGAACGGAGCGAAGTATACAAAGCACTGAACTCACTAGATTGCAAGATCAAATCTAAAGTGACATACAAAACGACGCACATTATATTTGGCTCATGTCAGGAACAAAACAGAAGTCACATAAATCCGGAGTGTAGCAAACCCAGGACGGTTAACGCTTTACTTGGTGCCGTTAGAGGTTGTCGGATATTGGGTACCCAATGGGCAATTGACAGTGCTAAGGAGGGACAATGGCTGCCCCACTATGGATATGAAGTGTCGCATTTACTGAAGATTTCTATG aaaGCACGATTGGAACGCGCAGCTCTCGGTCGTATGCGTTCGGAATACGCATTCGATATTTTTAACGGCTTCAAAGTGAAAATTCAAAGTAATGCCCCTCAGAAACCAGCTATAACTGAACTTTTGATCTTATGCGGTGCAATTATCCAAGATGGCGACTGTGACGTCACAGTAGGCCAGGAGGAGGGGGAAATTAACTCTAAATGGGTGTTTGACAGCGTAGCGAGTGGACGTATGAGAACTACGCGAcgatatattaacaataatataccTGATATTGTTAGTTTGACACAGAGTTGCAGTATTAGTCATAGATAG
- the LOC123710094 gene encoding Bardet-Biedl syndrome 5 protein homolog codes for MPKNKKGKGIVWEDREVLFDLPYEYLKLRSGEKIFDRIEPIEDTKGNAGVKGRMVVTNLRVIWHSLSSPRINLSIGFNCVISTSSKTISSGLRGSTQAFYCLAAYRNNKYEFVFTNLSPNCIRHYTTVTAVYKAYAGSRLYRDLKLRGAIMKNKQLHVLPLEQICLKETGLWNLSSESGNLGTMIISNVRIVWYADTNEAFNVSLPYITIESISIRDSKFGNALVVHVRPTSGGYVLGFRADPQDRLSSLLSELQILHQAYTEKPIFGVEMNWNQDDPRPTSDDIEELEEIGEPRGEMGPTLYLASQLALNKEESDAQPVYSPYLGLAIEPLKEGITLKSLFEVQTTS; via the exons ATGCCAAagaataaaaaaggaaaaggAATCGTATGGGAGGATAGGGAGGTACTCTTCGATTTACCTTATGA ataCTTAAAACTTCGTTCTGGtgagaaaatatttgatagaATAGAACCTATTGAAGATACTAAAGGAAACGCCGGTGTCAAAGGGCGGATGGTGGTCACTAACTTAAGGGTTATATGGCATTCACTCTCTTCCCCCAGGATCAATCTAT CGATCGGGTTCAACTGCGTTATTTCGACAAGCAGCAAGACAATTAGCTCCGGTTTACGAGGTTCTACACAAGCGTTCTACTGCTTAGCAGCGTATAGAAACAACAAATACGAATTTGTTTTTACCAACCTTTCGCCAAACTGTATACGACATTACACAACAGTTACAGCAGTATATAA GGCCTACGCTGGATCAAGACTGTATCGTGACTTAAAACTGCGAGGGGCTAtcatgaaaaacaaacaacTACACGTATTACCACTTGAACAG atatgtTTGAAAGAAACAGGATTATGGAATCTATCCAGTGAGTCGGGAAATTTGGGTACAATGATTATCAGCAACGTAAGAATAGTTTGGTATGCGGACACTAATGAGGCCTTTAATGTTTCATTACCATATATCACCATTGAAAGC ATTTCCATCAGAGATTCAAAGTTCGGCAATGCTTTGGTAGTTCATGTCCGACCTACATCTGGAGGTTACGTGCTAGGATTTCGTGCAGATCCACAAGATAGACTAAGTTCTCTTCTTTCGGAACTACAAATCTTGCATCAGGCGTACACAGAAAAGCCTATTTTTGGTGTCGAAATGAATTGGAATCAAgat GATCCAAGACCCACAAGTGATGATATAGAGGAATTAGAAGAAATTGGAGAGCCACGCGGTGAAATGGGACCAACACTTTACTTAGCCTCACAGTTAGCCCTAAACAAGGAGGAATCTGATGCTCAGCCGGTTTATAGTCCATATTTAGGTTTGGCTATTGAACCATTAAAAGAGGGTATAACGTTAAAAAGTCTCTTTGAAGTTCAGACCACatcataa